The proteins below come from a single Planctomycetaceae bacterium genomic window:
- a CDS encoding glycosyltransferase, producing the protein MIWLLWLVSSFALFWIYDGYGRFLQIAVLTRRGSRPSPLLPTASASDSGLPSMTVLLTVHNEQEKVVARIENLLRCRYPNDRLAILVASDGSTDCTDELVKSFSDRGVTLFQGQGRERRRLKTPRSSRLIPI; encoded by the coding sequence ATGATCTGGCTGCTTTGGCTGGTTTCCAGCTTCGCGCTGTTCTGGATTTACGACGGGTATGGTCGGTTCCTGCAGATCGCCGTCCTCACTCGCCGAGGCTCGAGACCTTCGCCACTGCTACCGACGGCATCCGCGAGCGACAGCGGGCTGCCTTCCATGACGGTGCTGTTGACGGTTCACAACGAGCAGGAAAAAGTCGTCGCACGAATCGAGAACCTGTTGAGGTGCCGCTATCCGAACGATCGGTTGGCGATCCTTGTGGCGTCGGACGGTTCCACGGATTGCACCGACGAGCTGGTGAAGTCGTTCAGTGATCGCGGAGTCACTTTGTTCCAGGGACAGGGCAGGGAAAGACGGCGACTCAAAACGCCGCGATCCAGCAGATTAATTCCGATCTGA
- the trxA gene encoding thioredoxin yields MQTRDASFENDVLKSPRPVLVDFWASWCPPCKMMQPMVERLKQEYADRADVFCLNIDQNPGTAAQYGISGVPTFITFKDGLPVAQATGAQTQNQLRALISAGEESSTAA; encoded by the coding sequence ATGCAAACACGAGATGCTTCATTCGAAAACGACGTGCTGAAATCCCCGCGGCCGGTGCTGGTGGACTTCTGGGCGTCCTGGTGCCCTCCCTGCAAAATGATGCAGCCGATGGTTGAACGTCTGAAGCAGGAATATGCTGACAGGGCTGACGTCTTCTGCCTGAATATCGACCAGAATCCCGGCACCGCCGCCCAATACGGCATCTCAGGCGTACCAACCTTCATCACCTTCAAAGACGGTCTTCCAGTCGCACAGGCGACAGGCGCTCAGACTCAGAATCAACTGCGTGCGCTGATCAGCGCCGGCGAAGAATCCTCCACCGCAGCATGA
- a CDS encoding sulfotransferase, protein MNLESWSPEFIGIGAEKSATTWAWSMLNAHPQIAMSQPKELNYFNDNFHRGPSWYRSHFRNPDAKKVSGTNNAQHPEGRSGYWFLTPFSPLHGEISPHYMDCTQAAARIADQYPDTRLLVMLRDPFDRALSHVMHDAQNAYGGVADVTAEQLIRLVQQDDKYIRRSCYAEALTPFFQHFPRNQIGIFFFDDVAAAPLSLIRRLYDFVGADPEFTPTCLTERINRTTNYRSVTVARLLQKASGAARAFPPTRAIVNAVYRRTTLRERVMNWIMVDRGRSEVTAAQVFSAEQLTTISRDLQRLQTELQVEIPEGWTTADSPAAAAA, encoded by the coding sequence ATGAACCTCGAATCCTGGAGCCCTGAATTCATCGGCATTGGAGCCGAGAAAAGCGCCACGACGTGGGCCTGGTCGATGCTGAACGCTCACCCGCAGATCGCGATGAGCCAGCCCAAGGAGCTGAACTACTTCAACGACAACTTCCACCGCGGCCCGTCCTGGTATCGCAGCCACTTCCGCAATCCGGACGCGAAAAAGGTGTCAGGAACCAATAATGCGCAGCACCCGGAGGGCCGCTCGGGCTATTGGTTCCTGACACCTTTTTCGCCGCTTCACGGCGAGATTTCGCCGCACTACATGGACTGCACGCAGGCCGCCGCCCGGATCGCGGATCAGTATCCGGACACGCGTTTGCTGGTGATGCTGCGAGATCCGTTCGACCGAGCACTCTCGCACGTGATGCACGACGCTCAGAATGCCTACGGCGGCGTCGCGGATGTGACGGCAGAACAACTGATCCGACTCGTTCAGCAGGACGACAAATACATTCGGCGGAGTTGCTACGCCGAAGCGCTGACTCCGTTCTTTCAGCACTTCCCGAGAAACCAGATCGGGATTTTCTTTTTCGACGACGTCGCAGCCGCCCCGCTGTCTCTGATCCGACGCCTGTACGACTTCGTCGGTGCCGATCCCGAATTCACGCCGACCTGCCTGACCGAACGAATCAATCGCACGACAAATTACCGGTCGGTAACAGTCGCTCGATTGCTGCAGAAGGCCTCCGGGGCTGCTCGCGCCTTCCCGCCAACGCGAGCAATAGTGAACGCCGTTTACCGCAGGACAACACTGCGCGAACGTGTGATGAACTGGATCATGGTCGACCGAGGTCGCTCGGAAGTGACTGCCGCACAGGTCTTTTCCGCCGAACAACTCACAACGATTTCACGCGACCTGCAACGCCTGCAAACCGAACTACAGGTCGAAATCCCGGAAGGCTGGACAACGGCTGATTCACCAGCAGCAGCGGCAGCCTGA
- a CDS encoding glycosyltransferase family 2 protein, which yields MQQINSDLIVFTDAGTEFDSDFLIEIAGAFADETVGATAGYLLFGEKPGDVNVRSQGFYWSYELKLRTLESHLGCLAVVAGAAFAIRRGLMRPMDPAIGEDCIVPLDVVTQGYRIVHAENARAFETFEQDAGITFRSRTRMTLRNWQGTWSRPGLLNPLKHPRYAFALWSHKLLRWLSPVFLLTGTASSAGLLMLNPGPASLLASAPFTMLFSLGLLGLLNRKLPGTGMAFSFLIANTAFLLGILRAVRGRKVLSYRNV from the coding sequence ATCCAGCAGATTAATTCCGATCTGATCGTATTCACCGACGCCGGCACGGAGTTCGACAGCGACTTTCTGATTGAAATTGCGGGTGCATTCGCTGACGAGACCGTCGGAGCAACAGCCGGATATCTGTTGTTCGGCGAGAAACCGGGAGACGTGAATGTTCGTTCTCAGGGATTCTACTGGTCGTATGAACTGAAGCTCCGGACTCTCGAATCGCATCTGGGCTGTCTGGCGGTCGTCGCCGGCGCTGCCTTCGCCATTCGTCGCGGTCTCATGCGTCCGATGGACCCTGCGATTGGCGAAGACTGCATTGTTCCATTGGACGTGGTGACTCAGGGATATCGCATTGTCCATGCGGAGAACGCCAGAGCATTCGAGACCTTCGAGCAGGATGCCGGAATCACGTTTCGTTCTCGCACTCGAATGACGCTGCGAAACTGGCAGGGAACGTGGTCACGACCGGGTCTGTTGAATCCGTTGAAGCATCCCCGGTACGCGTTCGCTCTATGGTCACATAAGTTGCTGCGCTGGCTGTCTCCCGTCTTTTTGTTGACGGGAACCGCTTCGTCCGCAGGACTGCTGATGTTGAACCCCGGACCCGCCAGCCTGCTGGCCTCGGCCCCATTCACGATGCTTTTCAGCCTGGGTTTGCTTGGTCTCTTGAATCGAAAACTCCCGGGCACCGGAATGGCGTTCAGCTTTTTGATCGCGAATACCGCGTTCCTGCTGGGAATTCTTCGCGCCGTTCGCGGCCGAAAAGTGCTCTCGTATCGCAACGTGTGA
- a CDS encoding sulfotransferase family protein: MMMKMLEAGGVPVLCDSVRNSDSDNPNGYYEFEKVKQTGTDASWLDGASGYAVKMVYRLVYDLPVGRNYRVILMRRNVREILASQRKMLDNLQETSAVTDDRMAQLFDQEIAAFRHWLRAAAHIESVEVHYRDVLSGSDVPLCSVNRLLNGRLNIPAMATVVDPSLYRNRSATPAIDSVTPAGVRVA, translated from the coding sequence ATGATGATGAAAATGCTGGAGGCCGGTGGCGTGCCTGTGCTCTGTGATTCCGTCCGGAACTCGGACTCCGACAATCCCAATGGCTACTACGAATTTGAAAAAGTAAAGCAAACAGGAACCGATGCGTCCTGGCTCGACGGTGCCTCCGGGTATGCCGTCAAGATGGTCTATCGACTCGTCTATGATCTGCCCGTCGGACGAAACTACCGCGTGATCCTGATGCGACGAAACGTTCGAGAAATCCTGGCGTCGCAACGGAAAATGCTGGACAACCTTCAGGAAACGTCCGCAGTCACTGACGACCGGATGGCTCAGCTCTTCGATCAGGAGATTGCTGCATTTCGGCACTGGCTTCGTGCGGCAGCGCACATTGAATCCGTAGAAGTGCATTATCGCGACGTCCTCAGTGGATCAGACGTGCCGCTATGTTCCGTGAATCGTCTGCTGAACGGCAGACTGAATATTCCTGCAATGGCCACCGTAGTAGACCCGTCGCTGTACCGGAATCGCTCGGCAACGCCAGCGATCGACTCCGTCACTCCGGCAGGCGTTCGCGTTGCGTGA
- a CDS encoding NAD-dependent epimerase/dehydratase family protein, whose translation MTRTNSCHNANHTCWSCPAVEFKGHVDFRACGQAAFRKAAQGQLVVECKRRPEIGYFDPMSITFESCTEWQQTDCGYLLDGMKVMILGMDGYLGWPLALKLAKLGCKVYGIDNMLRRRLVAERGAQSVLPILSMQDRVAAANEHLGVDIDFREIDLMDRDTLFAYIRDVQPESIVQFAEIPSAPYSMASVDKAVETIQNNVVGTLGLLFGVRDHAPDASIIKLGTMGEYGSPLTGRPLFEGLFPGDAVLQYRGQEWSLGGELTPRDPVSFYHVSKVQGTFSVYEACKYWWLRSYDVMQGVIYGNYSEELAAHSDLNTRFDIDEWWGTVVNRFVAQAVIGMPLTIYGSGNQRRGYITLRDAMQCITRLIAAPPEPGQYDVVNQVTDVLSVREIAQTVARIGREFDLDTSVQRIENPRVEAEEHPYEVIHEKLEDNFGFRSESGFEDEVRRLFQVLTVPEARQRIEEQRDTLFPKTRWSGDEDELQVLETWRPAA comes from the coding sequence ATGACCAGGACCAATAGCTGCCACAATGCCAACCACACCTGCTGGAGCTGTCCGGCGGTGGAGTTCAAGGGCCACGTCGACTTCCGGGCATGCGGGCAGGCCGCATTTCGTAAAGCGGCCCAGGGACAGCTTGTCGTCGAATGCAAACGCCGTCCGGAGATTGGCTACTTCGACCCCATGTCGATCACGTTCGAAAGTTGCACCGAATGGCAGCAAACCGACTGCGGCTATCTGCTGGACGGCATGAAGGTGATGATTCTGGGAATGGACGGCTACCTCGGCTGGCCGTTGGCACTCAAGCTGGCGAAACTGGGCTGCAAGGTTTACGGCATCGACAACATGCTGCGGCGCAGGCTGGTCGCCGAACGCGGTGCCCAGTCGGTCCTGCCGATTCTGTCCATGCAAGACCGGGTCGCCGCAGCGAACGAGCATCTGGGTGTCGATATCGATTTTCGCGAGATCGATCTGATGGACCGCGACACGCTTTTCGCGTATATCCGCGACGTTCAGCCCGAATCGATCGTTCAGTTTGCGGAAATCCCTAGCGCTCCCTACAGCATGGCCAGCGTCGACAAAGCTGTTGAGACAATTCAGAACAACGTTGTTGGTACGCTTGGGCTGCTTTTCGGAGTCCGGGATCACGCACCGGATGCGTCTATCATCAAGCTCGGCACGATGGGTGAATATGGCAGCCCGCTGACGGGACGCCCGCTTTTTGAAGGACTCTTTCCCGGAGACGCAGTCCTGCAGTACCGGGGCCAGGAATGGAGCCTGGGCGGAGAACTAACGCCCCGCGACCCGGTCAGCTTCTATCACGTCAGCAAGGTGCAGGGCACATTCAGTGTCTATGAAGCCTGCAAATACTGGTGGCTGAGAAGTTACGACGTGATGCAGGGAGTGATCTACGGCAACTATTCTGAAGAGCTGGCGGCTCACAGTGACCTGAATACAAGATTCGACATTGACGAATGGTGGGGGACCGTCGTCAACCGATTTGTCGCTCAGGCCGTGATTGGCATGCCGCTGACAATCTATGGCAGCGGCAACCAGAGACGCGGCTACATCACACTTCGAGACGCGATGCAGTGCATCACGCGCCTGATTGCCGCTCCGCCGGAACCGGGTCAGTACGACGTGGTGAATCAGGTGACCGACGTGCTCTCAGTGCGTGAAATCGCGCAGACCGTGGCCCGGATTGGTCGCGAGTTCGACCTGGACACCTCCGTTCAACGGATTGAAAATCCCCGCGTTGAAGCTGAAGAACACCCTTATGAAGTAATTCACGAAAAGCTGGAAGACAACTTCGGCTTTCGATCGGAGTCCGGTTTCGAAGACGAAGTTCGCCGCCTTTTCCAGGTGCTTACAGTTCCCGAAGCTCGTCAGCGCATCGAAGAACAGCGAGACACGTTGTTTCCAAAGACCAGATGGTCAGGAGACGAGGACGAGTTGCAGGTCCTGGAGACCTGGCGGCCCGCCGCATAG
- a CDS encoding alkaline phosphatase family protein, translating into MPDLFLLGIDGLPRWMWQQFADADVMPNSRALLSSGTLVPMKSALPEVSSAAWASIVTGMNSGGHNIYGFTDLIDGTYTLGFTSSRTFKAKPFWQDDSAGPSLIINVPQTYPAQQMPGMLISGFVALDLQKAVFPGSEFLHLNEIGYSVDADMSLIERSKEKFVDGLRSCMKTRCRVLHEQWDREAWRNMMFVLTGTDRLNHYLWEDFEDRTSPYHQMFLDYYHEVDHEIGRIIERLPDTTTLAAVSDHGFARQRISVNLNCLLAQAGFLSLRKSDRPSYIDMTPETRAFAMDPGRIYLHRNGRYPQGGVNDDQTNELIADVSRFLLETRVDGRPIADRVLRGSEIYSGAFAHRAPDLIVMPAENVALSGRMNLTDLIEPTLINGKHTYEESTFFYRGEYSDRIPDDMRVEDVLSVVKPHQLTLSAAA; encoded by the coding sequence ATGCCAGATCTGTTTCTATTGGGAATCGACGGTTTGCCCCGCTGGATGTGGCAACAGTTCGCTGACGCCGACGTCATGCCCAATAGCCGTGCACTTCTGTCATCGGGTACTCTGGTACCAATGAAGTCTGCTCTGCCGGAGGTTTCTTCGGCGGCATGGGCATCGATCGTTACCGGCATGAACTCCGGCGGACATAATATCTACGGCTTCACAGATCTCATTGACGGCACCTACACGCTCGGCTTCACCTCATCGCGGACATTCAAGGCAAAGCCATTCTGGCAGGACGATTCTGCCGGCCCGTCACTGATCATCAATGTGCCCCAAACCTATCCGGCACAGCAGATGCCGGGAATGCTGATTTCCGGTTTCGTCGCGCTGGATCTTCAGAAGGCGGTTTTCCCGGGGAGCGAATTCTTGCACCTGAATGAAATCGGGTACTCGGTCGATGCGGACATGTCATTGATCGAACGCAGCAAAGAAAAGTTTGTCGACGGGCTGCGGTCGTGCATGAAAACCCGCTGCCGGGTTCTGCACGAGCAATGGGACCGGGAAGCATGGCGGAACATGATGTTCGTGCTGACCGGTACAGATCGACTGAACCACTACCTGTGGGAAGATTTTGAAGATCGGACTTCGCCGTATCATCAGATGTTCCTGGACTACTATCACGAGGTAGACCATGAAATCGGTCGGATCATTGAGCGTCTGCCTGACACGACTACTCTGGCCGCCGTCTCCGACCATGGATTCGCGCGTCAGCGGATAAGTGTCAATCTGAACTGCCTGCTGGCTCAGGCCGGCTTTCTATCGCTGCGAAAGTCTGATCGACCGTCATACATCGACATGACGCCGGAGACACGAGCCTTCGCTATGGATCCGGGACGAATCTACCTGCATCGCAATGGGCGCTATCCGCAGGGCGGAGTCAATGACGACCAGACAAACGAGCTGATTGCAGACGTGTCACGATTCCTGCTGGAAACCCGTGTTGACGGTCGGCCAATTGCCGACCGGGTGCTTCGAGGCTCCGAAATCTACAGCGGCGCATTCGCTCACCGCGCCCCGGATCTGATTGTGATGCCAGCGGAAAATGTGGCCCTGTCGGGGCGCATGAATCTCACCGATCTCATCGAACCGACGTTGATCAATGGCAAACATACGTACGAGGAATCCACATTCTTCTACCGCGGCGAATACAGCGACCGCATACCAGATGACATGCGGGTGGAAGACGTCCTGAGTGTTGTGAAACCACACCAACTGACGCTGTCGGCGGCGGCATAG